A region from the Falco rusticolus isolate bFalRus1 chromosome 4, bFalRus1.pri, whole genome shotgun sequence genome encodes:
- the LOC119147792 gene encoding zinc finger protein 260-like produces MKDLVKRVVLKTHPCQECGKSFSKKGNLKRHQRIHTAEELFTCGECGRRFTTRGHLTTHQSIHTGERPFCCGDCGRCFRLEICLAAHQKTHTKGGPYLCARCGKSLSTKIYFNIHMRTHTEKRPFACTECGKSFVKKGTLTAHKEIHKREKPFKCPDCSRCFGQSATLLAHQKIHLRGGPFICTECGKSLSTKRYFNVHQRNHTKQKLLEGHINGVSLQVIQIKEESDFAFRSEENSWENISHEGYVAQECGIPRNLCNPKSPPWKIQMKEEADPPTDDTENITAIACQKLYIKEEPPETPDYGKLFDPKIPLMALQGRQLKKEEDADGQREWEVPVACTRVLHVKEEPQESTEFGMYYGQKHNLCAIQRIQIKEESGVEASHQESQSLRRKEKKCYQPTKEGMLENREKPISKKDPSAKGAPKGEQIFPCPECGKSFNQKSNLTRHKKIHTSEGPYKCSECGESFRMNRKLIRHQRVHMSEPFKCTECGKSFTQRSNLVRHQRIHTKEEPYQCPECEKTFNQKANLFRHQTIHIRMGPCKCTKCGKCFPQKRHLIKHQLLHSRGGAYKCGVCGKRYRLKKYLRRHQKIHAREGTAPCMKQGEATRTGGGHHHTEQTSPAPTKSEEES; encoded by the coding sequence ATGAAGGACTTGGTTAAGCGCGTGGTGCTAAAGACCCACCCGTGTCAGGAATGTGGCAAATCCTTCAGCAAGAAGGGAAACCTGAAGAGACACCAGCGGATCCACACGGCGGAGGAGCTCTTCACTTGTGGGGAGTGTGGAAGGCGCTTCACCACCCGGGGCCACCTCACAACCCACCAGAGCATCCACACAGGAGAGAGGCCCTTCTGCTGTGGGGACTGTGGCCGTTGCTTCCGCCTGGAGATATGCCTGGCCGCCCACCAGAAGACACACACCAAGGGTGGTCCCTACCTCTGTGCTCGCTGCGGCAAGAGCCTGAGCACAAAAATCTACTTCAACATCCACATGCGTACCCACACAGAGAAGAGGCCATTTGCCTGCACCGAGTGTGGGAAGAGCTTTGTGAAGAAGGGGACCCTCACTGCCCACAAGGAGATCCACAAGCGAGAGAAGCCCTTCAAGTGCCCTGACTGCAGTAGATGCTTTGGGCAAAGTgccacactgctggcccacCAGAAGATACACCTCCGCGGGGGGCCTTTCATTTGTACGGAGTGTGGGAAGAGCTTGAGCACCAAGCGGTATTTCAACGTGCACCAGAGGAACCACACTAAGCAAAAGCTGCTTGAGGGACACATAAATGGTGTGTCTCTCCAGGTCATCCAGATTAAAGAGGAGTCTGATTTTGCCTTCAGATCAGAGGAGAATTCGTGGGAGAATATATCCCATGAAGGATATGTAGCCCAGGAGTGTGGCATACCTAGAAACCTGTGTAACCCAAAAAGCCCTCCTTGGAAAATCCAGATGAAGGAGGAAGCAGACCCACCCACTGATGacacagaaaacattactgCAATAGCCTGCCAGAAACTTTACATCAAGGAAGAGCCACCAGAAACCCCAGACTATGGAAAGCTCTTTGATCCAAAGATCCCACTGATGGCTTTACAGGGGAGACAGcttaaaaaggaagaggatgCTGATGGGCAGCGTGAATGGGAAGTCCCCGTAGCCTGTACCCGGGTGCTCCATGTGAAGGAAGAACCACAGGAAAGCACTGAGTTTGGGATGTACTATGGGCAGAAACACAACCTCTGTGCTATCCAGAGGATCCAAATCAAAGAGGAATCTGGTGTAGAGGCCAGCCACCAGGAAAGCCAGAGCctaaggaggaaggagaagaaatgctATCAGCCCACCAAAGAGGGAATGCTGGAGAACCGTGAGAAACCCATATCCAAGAAAGATCCCTCAGCAAAAGGAGCTCCCAAGGGTGAACAGATATTCCCCTGTCCCGAGTGCGGAAAGAGTTTCAATCAGAAATCAAACCTGACCAGGCACAAGAAGATTCACACAAGCGAGGGGCCGTACAAGTGCAGCGAGTGCGGGGAGAGCTTCCGCATGAACCGCAAGCTGATCCGCCACCAGCGAGTCCACATGAGCGAGCCCTTCAAATGCACTGAGTGTGGGAAGAGCTTCACCCAGCGATCAAATCTGGTTCGGCATCAGAGGATTCACACCAAGGAGGAGCCCTACCAGTGCCCGGAGTGCGAGAAGACCTTCAACCAGAAGGCCAACCTTTTCCGGCACCAAACAATCCACATCCGCATGGGACCTTGCAAGTGCACCAAGTGTGGGAAGTGCTTCCCTCAGAAGCGGCATCTTATTAAACACCAGCTGCTCCATTCCCGAGGTGGAGCCTATAAGTGTGGGGTCTGTGGGAAGCGCTACCGGCTGAAAAAGTATCTGAGGAGACACCAGAAAATCCATGCGCGGGAAGGAACTGCTCCCTGCATGAAACAGGGGGAGGCCACAAGGACTGGTGGTGGACACCACCACACTGAGCAGACATCTCCGGCCCCCACAAAGAGTGAAGAGGAGAGCTGA